In the genome of Brassica napus cultivar Da-Ae unplaced genomic scaffold, Da-Ae ScsIHWf_20;HRSCAF=42, whole genome shotgun sequence, one region contains:
- the LOC106422462 gene encoding pentatricopeptide repeat-containing protein At5g46680 yields MVHGLMKTSTKLLNICIDSLCKSRNLQKAESLLIDGIRLGVLPNVVTYNTLINGYSRLVGIDEAYAVTHRMRDAGIKPDVSTYNSLISGAAKQLSLTRAHQLFDEMLRSGLSPDMLSYNTLISLYFRVGRHGDAFRILNENVHDAGLSPGVDTYNILLDALCKSGHIDNAIELFKHVKSRVKPELMTYNILINGLCKSRRVSSANWMLRELERAGYTPNAVTYTTMLKMYFKTKMIEKGLKLFLKMKKEGYTFDGYASCAVVSALIKTGRAEEAYQCMHELVRSGRRSGDIVSYNTLLNLYFKDGDLDAVDDLLEEIESKGLKPDDYTHTIIVNGLLSIGHTGGAEKHLACLGEMGMQPSVVTCNCLIDGLCKAGHVDRAMRLFSSMEIRDEYTYTSVVHNLCKDGRLVCASKLLLLCYNKGMKIPSSARRAVLSGLRMTVSYQAARKTHHKIKAAIKSNAIADP; encoded by the coding sequence ATGGTTCATGGATTAATGAAAACCTCCACGAAGCTACTAAACATCTGCATCGATTCCCTCTGCAAATCTCGAAACTTGCAGAAAGCAGAATCATTACTCATAGACGGAATCAGACTAGGCGTCCTCCCCAACGTCGTCACTTACAACACCTTAATCAACGGCTACTCTCGTCTCGTTGGCATCGACGAAGCTTACGCCGTAACACATCGTATGAGAGATGCCGGAATCAAACCAGACGTCTCTACATACAACTCACTCATCTCCGGAGCTGCGAAACAGCTCTCGTTAACCCGCGCCCACCAACTGTTCGACGAAATGCTTCGCTCAGGTTTATCTCCAGACATGTTGAGTTACAACactctcatctctctctacttCAGGGTCGGGAGACACGGAGACGCGTTTCGGATTCTGAACGAAAATGTTCATGACGCTGGGCTGTCTCCTGGTGTTGACACTTACAACATTCTTCTCGACGCGCTTTGCAAGAGCGGTCACATAGATAATGCTATTGAGCTGTTTAAGCATGTAAAGAGCCGGGTTAAACCCGAGCTCATGACTTACAACATTCTCATCAACGGTCTTTGTAAATCAAGAAGAGTTAGCTCCGCGAATTGGATGCTGAGGGAGCTTGAGAGAGCGGGGTACACTCCTAATGCTGTTACGTACACGACGATGCTTAAAATGTACTTTAAGACGAAGATGATTGAGAAAGGGCTTAAGCTTTTcttgaagatgaagaaggaagGGTATACCTTTGACGGGTACGCGAGTTGTGCAGTTGTTAGTGCTTTGATTAAGACAGGGAGAGCAGAGGAGGCGTATCAATGTATGCATGAGCTGGTGAGAAGCGGTAGACGGAGTGGAGATATTGTTTCGTACAACACGTTGTTGAATCTGTATTTTAAAGACGGGGACTTGGATGCAGTGGATGATTTACTGGAGGAGATTGAGAGTAAAGGATTGAAGCCTGATGACTACACGCATACGATTATAGTCAATGGTTTGTTGAGCATTGGACATACGGGAGGAGCTGAGAAGCATTTGGCTTGTTTGGGAGAGATGGGGATGCAGCCGAGTGTTGTCACCTGTAACTGTTTGATTGATGGGTTGTGCAAAGCGGGTCATGTAGACCGTGCGATGAGGTTGTTTTCGTCGATGGAGATTAGAGATGAGTATACTTACACTTCTGTTGTGCATAATCTATGCAAAGATGGGCGGCTTGTGTGCGCTTCGAAGCTGTTATTGTTGTGTTACAATAAAGGAATGAAGATTCCGTCGTCGGCTAGACGAGCTGTGTTGTCGGGGTTACGGATGACGGTATCTTACCAGGCAGCAAGGAAGACGCATCACAAAATCAAAGCTGCTATAAAGAGCAATGCAATAGCGGATCCTTAG